From the Maioricimonas rarisocia genome, one window contains:
- a CDS encoding peptidoglycan D,D-transpeptidase FtsI family protein, with the protein MIVGSVLAVWLLLALRLAQLQGFHREEFSERAIGQLVYDEPIRARPGEILDRSGRLLATSLDSLSLFADPARIDDPDTFAAHVAGALGLSADDLAERLRDAGDRRFLWIKRRLSLEEVQAVRELELPAGSWGFRNEFRRYYPQGRLAAHVIGLRGIDNVGRGGIEEQFNDRLRGKDGVRTLVRDARGYVLDVLEEVAQPPRHGARVVLTLDSVIQLYAEQQLDSVMEEWQPHSASAIVVDPQNGDILAMASRPTYNPNRPGEIPDAAWRNAAVADVYEPGSTIKPFVVSWALQAGLVQRDEQLDCEHGVYRMGRRILHDHHPYGMLSLVDVLAKSSNIGMAKIGERLTNRGLHEALTAFGFGRPVGIELPGEVAGTLRPLRQWNGYSTGSIPMGHEMGATPLQVISAYAILANGGTMVSPHLLLTTDEDETSQYVVVAPVVSQETARWMVTDPMVEVVRRGTGRRAQLVGYTVFGKTGTAQKLDPETGGYSHDRHFCSFVGGAPADDPRVLVIVTVNEPTAGSNHGGGSVAAPAAAEILRRSLIYLRVPME; encoded by the coding sequence ATGATTGTCGGTTCGGTGCTCGCGGTCTGGCTGCTGCTTGCACTGCGGCTGGCACAACTGCAGGGGTTTCATCGGGAGGAGTTTTCGGAGCGGGCCATCGGTCAGCTCGTCTACGACGAACCAATTCGTGCCCGGCCGGGCGAGATCCTCGATCGATCGGGACGCCTGCTCGCGACATCGCTCGATTCCCTCAGCCTGTTTGCCGACCCGGCCCGCATCGACGATCCCGATACGTTTGCCGCTCACGTCGCCGGGGCTCTCGGCCTGAGCGCCGACGATCTGGCGGAACGGCTGCGTGATGCCGGTGATCGGCGGTTCCTCTGGATCAAACGACGACTCTCACTTGAAGAGGTCCAGGCCGTCCGGGAACTCGAACTTCCGGCCGGGTCCTGGGGATTCCGCAACGAGTTTCGCCGCTACTATCCGCAGGGACGGCTTGCTGCCCACGTGATCGGTCTGCGGGGGATCGACAACGTCGGCCGCGGCGGCATCGAAGAACAGTTCAACGATCGGCTTCGCGGGAAGGACGGCGTCCGCACGCTTGTCCGCGATGCCCGGGGATACGTCCTCGATGTGCTCGAGGAGGTGGCGCAGCCTCCCCGCCACGGTGCGAGGGTCGTTCTCACGCTCGACTCGGTCATTCAGCTGTACGCCGAGCAGCAGCTGGACTCGGTCATGGAGGAGTGGCAGCCGCACTCTGCGTCGGCCATCGTCGTCGATCCCCAGAATGGGGACATCCTCGCGATGGCGTCGCGGCCGACCTACAACCCCAACCGGCCGGGCGAGATCCCCGATGCCGCCTGGCGAAACGCCGCCGTCGCCGACGTCTACGAACCAGGCTCGACCATTAAGCCGTTTGTTGTCTCATGGGCCCTGCAGGCCGGTCTGGTCCAGCGCGATGAACAGCTCGACTGCGAGCATGGAGTCTATCGCATGGGCCGCCGGATTCTGCATGATCACCATCCCTATGGCATGCTGAGTCTGGTCGATGTCCTCGCGAAGTCGAGCAACATCGGGATGGCGAAGATCGGCGAGCGGCTCACCAACCGCGGACTCCATGAAGCCCTGACAGCGTTCGGCTTCGGACGCCCGGTCGGAATCGAACTGCCCGGCGAAGTGGCCGGCACGCTGCGTCCCCTGCGGCAGTGGAACGGCTATTCGACCGGTTCGATTCCCATGGGCCACGAGATGGGAGCCACGCCGCTGCAGGTGATTTCGGCGTACGCCATCCTGGCCAACGGTGGAACGATGGTCAGCCCGCATCTGCTGCTGACGACCGACGAGGATGAGACCTCGCAGTACGTTGTCGTCGCTCCGGTTGTCTCGCAGGAAACCGCCCGCTGGATGGTCACCGATCCGATGGTCGAAGTGGTTCGTCGCGGCACCGGACGGCGGGCGCAGCTCGTCGGGTACACCGTCTTCGGCAAAACGGGAACAGCGCAGAAGCTGGATCCCGAGACCGGCGGCTATTCGCACGACCGGCACTTCTGCTCGTTCGTCGGTGGTGCACCGGCCGACGATCCGCGCGTGCTGGTGATCGTTACCGTCAACGAGCCGACCGCCGGAAGCAACCACGGCGGAGGTTCCGTGGCCGCTCCCGCTGCCGCCGAAATCCTCCGCCGCTCGCTCATCTACCTGCGTGTGCCGATGGAGTGA
- a CDS encoding division/cell wall cluster transcriptional repressor MraZ — MALTGTYQRTLDDKQRLAVPRPMRDELVAGESQDLYLAPEMDQALALFSSAAFERRAKRLEETSRGSQNVRNYLRLYYSQAERVTLDSQGRIRIPERLVGFARLSTEVVLLGVHDHVEVWDRETWDGFLSSHSEEFDRLAEEAFR; from the coding sequence ATGGCCCTGACCGGCACCTACCAACGAACCCTCGACGACAAGCAGCGGCTGGCCGTACCACGTCCCATGAGGGACGAACTGGTCGCCGGCGAATCACAGGATCTGTACCTTGCTCCAGAGATGGATCAGGCATTGGCCCTGTTTTCGTCAGCGGCATTCGAACGACGGGCCAAGCGACTCGAAGAGACCTCCCGCGGCTCACAGAATGTGAGAAACTACCTGAGATTGTACTACTCCCAGGCGGAGCGGGTCACGCTCGACAGCCAGGGGCGAATTCGGATTCCCGAGCGTCTGGTCGGCTTTGCCCGGCTCTCCACCGAAGTTGTCCTCCTGGGGGTGCATGACCACGTCGAAGTCTGGGATCGCGAAACCTGGGACGGGTTCCTCAGCAGCCACAGTGAGGAATTCGACCGCCTCGCCGAAGAAGCGTTTCGCTGA
- a CDS encoding PVC-type heme-binding CxxCH protein — translation MQHFQLHPDCRMELVAAEPDVIDPVAMAFDADGRLWVVEMSDYPNGPAEGQPGQSRIRVLTDDDGDGRYTNPVTFADELLFANGLLHWRDGLLVTADGNVLYLEDTDGDGKADVRETWFAGFKRDNPQLRANHPTLGLDNHIYVASGLRGGDVIAKRPEWATDAKPVSLSGRDFRFDPLTGQYEAVTGVGQFGLTFDDWGNRFVCSNRNPCKQIVLEDRYARQNPAVAVSQVAHDVSPAGEQSRVYAISRTWTTSNLHAGQFTAACGVCNYRGDALPEAFRGNSFTCEPTANLVHRDVLTPSGPTYTSRYGRDEVEFLASRDEWFRPVNLTVGPDGALYLCDMYRAVIEHPQFMPTELKTRPDLELGKDRGRIYRIVRKSAPPARPAPKLADAPSSELVQLLEHSNVWQRELAHRLLLERQDDSVADALVEMVKAGKTPQARIHALSLLEGLGQLSQGTLVAALGDDSPRVVAQAIRLAEGDFFEGDAELASRIRKIAAQTDDEALAFQAVLSMGRFPAAAGDNELLASLAAEGADEEWLRLALEIAAVDAAGVLNAMLSDDHATKAGDSAGYRDLASSLAERVGRTGSEESVGSALEAVAARDRALRENVVAGLGRGLKRRGRTFESIGKSLSNEANEVLASTFEASRKTLTADNAAPSARRHAATILEFAPKDAAEILWSTALEDADQPTLLAVIGVLARRGDAPIGPALLDIYSDETPAVRRGILDAMVANEARAAAVLDAVEAGDIGPFELTQAQQNRLLRHRNAELKKRANQLLARSVDSDRAAVIADYAPSLTMTADPLRGRELFAKNCAQCHKVGDLGVNVAPDISDSRTKTPSQLLQAILDPNRAIDNNYFSYTILDDSGNVHTGIIATETATSVTLKQPEAKTVTILRSEIEELRSNGVSLMPVGFEKAMNHQQIADLISFIKNWRYLDGQVPEEVIGR, via the coding sequence ATGCAGCACTTCCAGCTGCATCCTGACTGCCGGATGGAGCTGGTCGCAGCCGAGCCGGACGTGATCGACCCGGTCGCCATGGCGTTCGATGCCGACGGTCGCCTGTGGGTCGTCGAGATGAGCGACTACCCGAACGGTCCCGCCGAAGGACAACCGGGACAGTCACGCATTCGCGTACTCACGGATGACGACGGGGACGGTCGCTACACCAATCCGGTCACCTTCGCTGACGAACTGCTGTTCGCCAACGGATTGCTGCACTGGCGTGACGGCCTGCTGGTGACCGCCGACGGCAACGTGCTGTACCTCGAAGACACGGACGGCGACGGAAAGGCGGACGTTCGCGAAACCTGGTTTGCCGGCTTCAAGCGGGACAACCCGCAGCTGCGAGCCAACCATCCGACGCTCGGACTCGACAATCACATCTACGTCGCGAGCGGACTTCGCGGGGGTGACGTCATCGCCAAACGTCCCGAGTGGGCGACCGACGCCAAGCCGGTTTCGCTCAGCGGACGGGACTTCCGGTTCGATCCGCTGACCGGTCAATACGAAGCAGTCACCGGCGTCGGACAGTTCGGACTGACGTTCGACGACTGGGGGAACCGGTTCGTCTGCTCGAACCGCAATCCGTGCAAACAGATTGTGCTCGAAGACCGCTATGCACGACAGAACCCGGCGGTCGCCGTCTCTCAGGTCGCCCATGACGTTTCGCCCGCCGGGGAGCAGTCGCGGGTGTATGCGATCAGCCGGACCTGGACCACGTCGAACCTGCATGCCGGTCAGTTCACCGCCGCGTGTGGTGTCTGCAACTATCGGGGAGATGCGCTTCCGGAGGCATTTCGCGGCAACAGCTTCACCTGCGAGCCGACCGCCAACCTGGTGCATCGGGATGTGCTCACGCCGAGCGGACCGACCTACACGTCGCGCTACGGCCGTGATGAAGTGGAGTTTCTTGCCAGCCGCGACGAGTGGTTCCGTCCGGTCAATCTGACGGTTGGCCCCGATGGTGCCCTCTACCTCTGTGATATGTATCGAGCCGTCATCGAGCATCCCCAGTTCATGCCGACGGAACTGAAGACCCGTCCCGACCTGGAACTCGGTAAGGATCGCGGGCGGATCTACCGGATCGTCCGGAAGTCCGCCCCCCCAGCACGGCCGGCTCCGAAACTCGCCGACGCTCCCTCGAGCGAACTGGTCCAACTGCTGGAACACTCGAACGTCTGGCAGCGGGAACTTGCCCATCGCCTGCTGCTCGAACGGCAGGATGATTCGGTCGCGGACGCTCTTGTCGAGATGGTCAAAGCCGGCAAGACGCCGCAGGCCCGCATTCATGCCCTGAGCCTGCTCGAAGGTCTCGGACAACTCTCGCAGGGGACGCTGGTCGCGGCACTCGGTGACGATTCTCCGCGCGTTGTCGCTCAGGCGATCCGTCTTGCTGAAGGCGACTTCTTTGAAGGCGATGCGGAGCTCGCTTCCCGCATCCGGAAGATCGCTGCACAGACTGACGACGAGGCGCTGGCCTTCCAGGCGGTACTGAGCATGGGCCGCTTCCCCGCCGCCGCGGGAGACAACGAATTGCTGGCCTCGCTGGCGGCAGAGGGTGCGGACGAGGAATGGCTGCGGCTGGCCCTCGAGATTGCCGCCGTCGATGCCGCGGGCGTTTTGAACGCCATGCTGTCCGACGATCACGCGACGAAGGCCGGAGATTCTGCCGGCTACCGGGACCTCGCGAGTAGCCTTGCCGAGCGTGTCGGCCGGACGGGGTCGGAAGAATCGGTCGGCTCGGCTCTGGAAGCAGTGGCTGCGCGGGACCGTGCCTTGCGGGAAAATGTCGTAGCCGGTCTGGGACGCGGACTGAAGCGTCGCGGACGGACGTTCGAGTCGATCGGTAAATCCCTGTCGAATGAAGCGAATGAGGTCCTTGCCTCCACCTTCGAGGCATCGCGCAAGACGCTGACTGCAGACAATGCTGCTCCGTCGGCTCGCCGACATGCGGCGACAATTCTGGAGTTCGCGCCGAAAGACGCTGCAGAAATCCTGTGGTCGACCGCTCTCGAAGACGCCGACCAGCCAACGCTGCTGGCGGTGATCGGCGTGCTGGCCCGTCGCGGCGATGCTCCGATCGGTCCGGCTCTGCTGGACATTTACTCCGATGAGACTCCCGCCGTTCGCCGCGGCATTCTCGACGCGATGGTCGCCAACGAAGCCCGGGCGGCTGCCGTTCTCGACGCCGTCGAAGCGGGTGATATCGGCCCCTTCGAACTGACACAGGCCCAGCAGAACCGGCTGCTGCGTCATCGGAACGCCGAATTGAAGAAGCGGGCGAACCAGTTGCTGGCCCGTTCGGTCGATTCGGACCGGGCCGCGGTCATCGCCGATTACGCTCCTTCGCTGACGATGACGGCCGATCCGCTACGGGGCCGGGAGCTGTTCGCCAAGAATTGCGCCCAGTGCCACAAGGTTGGCGATCTCGGGGTGAACGTCGCTCCTGACATTTCCGACTCGCGGACCAAGACGCCGTCGCAGCTTCTGCAGGCGATCCTCGATCCCAACCGGGCCATCGACAACAACTACTTCAGCTACACAATTCTGGACGACTCGGGCAACGTGCACACCGGCATCATTGCCACCGAGACCGCCACTTCGGTGACGCTCAAGCAGCCGGAAGCGAAGACCGTCACGATCCTCCGTTCGGAGATCGAGGAGCTGCGCTCCAATGGCGTTTCGCTGATGCCGGTCGGCTTCGAGAAAGCGATGAACCATCAGCAGATCGCCGACCTGATTTCGTTCATCAAGAACTGGCGGTATCTCGACGGCCAGGTTCCCGAAGAGGTGATCGGCCGCTGA
- a CDS encoding Ldh family oxidoreductase, which produces MPTLTTDQLYELGYRILTGADVQHEEASIVARELADANLVGHDSHGVMRLMQYVQMIDDGFVKPGGRFEVVKSAPAFAIIDGHFNFGQVTTSKALKLAIEKAEHSGISTVMIRNCNHVGRLGSYTHHAAKAGFAAMMAVNAPGPGGVAPFGGIDRRLGTNPISMAAPAREDAIVLDMTTSATAEGKLRVAHQSGLTVPEGMIIDGLGNPSTDPGDYYAKPFGAILPLGGPLLGHKGFGLSVMLDVFCGMISGSGVCRTDLPRGANGVWMYLIDIDQFVGHEEYQDLIAKYEDYIKSARRLPGIDEILLPGEIERRRADVRRAEGVTLPDETWRQITELADRLGVSIQDL; this is translated from the coding sequence ATGCCGACGCTCACCACCGATCAGCTTTACGAACTTGGCTACCGCATCCTCACCGGCGCCGACGTGCAGCACGAAGAAGCTTCGATCGTCGCGCGCGAACTGGCCGATGCGAACCTGGTCGGTCACGACAGCCATGGCGTCATGCGGTTGATGCAGTACGTGCAGATGATCGACGACGGATTCGTGAAGCCGGGCGGACGCTTCGAAGTCGTCAAAAGTGCTCCCGCCTTCGCGATCATCGACGGGCATTTCAACTTCGGGCAGGTCACCACGTCGAAGGCCCTCAAGCTCGCCATCGAGAAGGCCGAGCACAGCGGCATCTCGACGGTGATGATCCGCAACTGCAATCACGTGGGACGCCTGGGGTCTTATACCCACCATGCCGCCAAGGCCGGTTTTGCCGCGATGATGGCGGTCAACGCCCCCGGCCCGGGTGGTGTCGCGCCGTTTGGTGGCATCGACCGTCGACTGGGTACGAACCCGATCAGCATGGCGGCGCCCGCCCGCGAAGACGCGATCGTCCTCGACATGACGACCAGTGCCACGGCGGAAGGCAAGCTCCGCGTTGCCCATCAGAGCGGACTGACGGTGCCGGAGGGAATGATCATCGACGGGTTGGGAAATCCATCCACCGATCCGGGCGACTACTACGCCAAGCCGTTCGGAGCGATTCTGCCGCTGGGCGGACCGCTGCTGGGGCACAAGGGCTTCGGCCTGTCGGTGATGCTCGATGTCTTCTGCGGCATGATCTCCGGCAGCGGTGTCTGCCGCACGGATCTTCCCCGCGGGGCCAATGGAGTCTGGATGTACCTGATCGACATCGATCAGTTCGTCGGACACGAAGAATATCAGGACCTGATTGCGAAGTACGAAGACTACATCAAAAGCGCTCGCCGGCTGCCCGGCATCGACGAGATCCTGCTTCCCGGCGAAATTGAACGCCGGCGCGCGGACGTCCGTCGTGCCGAGGGAGTCACGCTTCCGGATGAGACCTGGCGTCAAATCACCGAGCTGGCTGACCGGCTCGGCGTCTCGATCCAGGATCTGTAA
- the rsmH gene encoding 16S rRNA (cytosine(1402)-N(4))-methyltransferase RsmH, with translation MSDQPDATVHIPVMPREVIELLDLSPGLVVVDGTVGGGGHSRLILEQIGSEGMLVGLDRDNSMLARARQQVSGDNCQLVQSSYADLPDVLEHLQIEAADRVLVDLGLSSDQLADRSRGFGFAAGGPLDLRFDPSQGQPAGELLLSAGADRLEQIFRDYGEEPNAARIARAIVDRRRKEPVRTAEALADLIADAVGRGGRSGTHPATRVFQALRIAVNEELDHLQRFLEATLPACLRPGGRAVVITFHSLEDRIVKNAFRDRDRWELVNRKPMTATAAETRRNPRSRSAKVRAATLR, from the coding sequence ATGTCGGACCAGCCTGATGCCACGGTCCACATCCCCGTCATGCCGCGGGAGGTCATCGAGCTTCTCGACCTGTCACCGGGACTGGTCGTCGTCGATGGCACGGTCGGCGGTGGCGGGCACAGTCGGCTCATACTCGAACAGATCGGATCCGAAGGCATGCTCGTCGGGCTGGACCGCGACAACTCGATGCTGGCGCGGGCCAGGCAGCAGGTGTCTGGAGACAACTGCCAGCTGGTGCAAAGCAGCTACGCGGATCTGCCGGACGTGCTGGAGCATCTGCAGATCGAAGCTGCCGACCGGGTTCTGGTCGATCTCGGACTTTCATCCGACCAGCTGGCCGACCGCAGCCGTGGCTTCGGGTTTGCCGCCGGTGGACCGCTCGATCTCCGGTTCGATCCCAGCCAGGGACAGCCGGCAGGGGAACTGCTGCTGTCCGCCGGTGCCGACAGACTCGAACAGATCTTCCGCGACTATGGTGAAGAGCCGAACGCGGCCCGGATTGCCCGGGCGATCGTCGATCGGCGCCGCAAGGAGCCGGTCCGGACCGCCGAGGCGCTCGCCGATCTGATCGCAGATGCGGTCGGACGTGGTGGACGGTCGGGGACGCACCCGGCGACCCGCGTGTTTCAGGCGTTGCGGATCGCCGTCAATGAAGAGCTGGACCATCTCCAGAGATTTCTCGAAGCAACGCTTCCGGCCTGCCTGCGGCCGGGAGGACGGGCGGTGGTCATCACGTTCCACTCGCTCGAAGACCGAATTGTCAAGAACGCGTTTCGTGACCGGGACCGCTGGGAACTCGTCAATCGGAAACCGATGACCGCGACTGCGGCGGAAACCCGTCGCAACCCGCGCAGCCGCTCGGCGAAGGTCCGTGCGGCAACCCTTCGTTAA
- a CDS encoding LysM peptidoglycan-binding domain-containing protein, whose translation MSSNPEQTTPPTTGKSDDTDWGFKPRKSGMSGESKIALMLVVCLAGVFTFVLYKKLEGRKQLLAQEVSFDGGVAASTEDASPPTDAAPAGADESTAMKPVPTPAALEGADISASPPRDAATSDAGSTWQIAQQEPTPAGAVRASASAPSDGGLFAPSRAVAESPTLPAEQNEPESVNPFAPSQTEPTAAPAEVAANNRDEAVPLFDFNEPARPAAPREQPAEEDNPFAPRDMVADSPPGQREPQSEPNPFAAAGETQNTSPEASAQPVFSPFAPEQSEPAAMADAPVQGEPEPNPFFVDEGPAAPATVDATPAEFTPFPTAAAEPGPAMTPPRHADSAIQPVQHERSSSDELAAEATIEILPQTEPQPAPEMEIQPTQPEPAEDPFFMPVPSEPTSEPPAQPADEPTFEPSPESMPVLGDEPAETLPELPASPTPQPDPFGEPIPVATPEPEPAAVTLPATDYNQPPAGMQPVDNMQPITPAPATGTEPVDVHVVKQNENFWTISRKWYGRGAYFSALAAYNSERIPDPRKMRPGMKVLIPQLDVLVSRYPKLVANLPRPATSIPPQQMQAADGFFVDPAGHPRYRIGKNDTLTEIARRHLGRSSRWVQIYGMNGDVLSSPEHLKIGTVLRLPHDASNIGVVR comes from the coding sequence ATGAGTTCGAATCCAGAACAGACCACTCCTCCCACCACCGGCAAGAGCGACGACACCGACTGGGGCTTCAAGCCCCGCAAGTCGGGGATGTCCGGCGAATCGAAGATTGCGCTGATGCTCGTCGTCTGCCTCGCTGGTGTCTTCACGTTCGTCCTCTACAAGAAGCTCGAAGGACGCAAGCAATTGCTCGCGCAGGAGGTCTCCTTCGACGGAGGCGTCGCCGCGTCGACGGAGGATGCGTCCCCGCCGACCGATGCCGCCCCGGCGGGTGCCGACGAGTCGACGGCGATGAAGCCGGTGCCGACACCTGCCGCCCTTGAGGGAGCCGACATAAGCGCGAGCCCCCCCCGCGATGCCGCCACCTCGGATGCCGGAAGCACCTGGCAGATTGCGCAGCAGGAGCCGACGCCAGCTGGAGCGGTCCGTGCATCGGCATCCGCTCCCTCGGATGGTGGACTCTTTGCGCCGTCTCGTGCCGTTGCGGAAAGCCCGACTCTTCCGGCGGAGCAGAACGAACCGGAGTCGGTGAACCCGTTCGCCCCTTCCCAAACCGAGCCAACCGCCGCTCCTGCCGAGGTTGCCGCAAACAACCGGGACGAGGCGGTTCCCCTGTTCGACTTCAACGAGCCGGCTCGTCCGGCCGCGCCTCGCGAGCAGCCTGCCGAAGAGGACAATCCGTTCGCGCCGCGGGACATGGTGGCCGATTCTCCCCCCGGCCAACGGGAACCGCAGTCCGAGCCGAATCCATTTGCAGCCGCAGGCGAGACGCAGAACACTTCGCCGGAGGCATCGGCGCAGCCGGTCTTCAGCCCCTTCGCCCCTGAACAGTCCGAACCGGCTGCCATGGCGGACGCTCCCGTCCAGGGCGAGCCGGAACCGAACCCCTTCTTCGTTGACGAGGGACCTGCGGCCCCGGCGACCGTCGACGCGACGCCGGCCGAATTCACACCCTTCCCGACTGCTGCGGCCGAGCCGGGCCCGGCGATGACTCCGCCGCGTCACGCGGACTCCGCCATCCAGCCGGTTCAGCACGAGCGTTCGTCGAGTGACGAACTGGCGGCAGAGGCGACGATCGAAATCCTGCCGCAGACCGAACCGCAGCCGGCGCCGGAGATGGAGATCCAGCCGACGCAGCCGGAGCCGGCCGAAGATCCGTTCTTCATGCCGGTGCCGTCGGAGCCGACTTCCGAGCCTCCGGCCCAGCCAGCCGATGAGCCGACCTTCGAACCGTCTCCAGAGTCGATGCCGGTTCTCGGCGACGAGCCGGCGGAGACACTGCCGGAGCTTCCCGCGAGCCCCACTCCGCAGCCCGACCCGTTCGGTGAGCCCATCCCGGTGGCAACTCCCGAGCCGGAACCGGCTGCGGTGACGCTGCCGGCGACCGACTACAACCAGCCCCCTGCCGGCATGCAACCGGTGGACAACATGCAGCCGATCACGCCGGCTCCCGCCACCGGGACCGAGCCCGTTGACGTGCATGTCGTGAAACAGAACGAAAACTTCTGGACGATCTCGCGGAAGTGGTACGGTCGCGGCGCGTACTTCTCGGCCCTGGCCGCGTACAACAGCGAGCGGATCCCCGACCCCCGCAAAATGCGGCCCGGCATGAAGGTCCTGATCCCGCAGCTGGATGTGCTGGTCAGCCGGTATCCGAAACTGGTCGCCAATCTGCCGCGGCCAGCCACGTCGATTCCGCCTCAGCAAATGCAGGCGGCTGACGGTTTCTTTGTCGATCCGGCCGGTCATCCCCGATATCGGATCGGGAAGAATGACACCCTCACCGAGATCGCTCGCAGGCATCTTGGCCGTTCGTCCCGCTGGGTTCAGATCTACGGAATGAACGGAGACGTCCTCAGCAGTCCGGAACACCTCAAAATCGGCACCGTCCTGCGACTGCCGCACGATGCGAGCAACATCGGCGTGGTTCGCTGA